One Dictyostelium discoideum AX4 chromosome 3 chromosome, whole genome shotgun sequence genomic region harbors:
- the pks18 gene encoding beta-ketoacyl synthase family protein, with product MGFKVNKNLNETNDNSDNDVAIIGIGFRLPSGNLNKSNDSPIILWDNLMKGFDGMVETSERWSDNFNQLGEISNKSGGLLPLDEWKSFDPLFFGINPSEAQTIDPQQRILLKCTWEAIEDSNIDPIKIRGSKTSVYMGGTSVEYKELNKNSNEINPNIFGSTFNTIANRISYCFDLSGESMTLDTACSSSLNAIILGYQSIKSGTSNLSIVGGVNLILDSNLSKSYSYLNMLSKKEGKCMSFDSRADGFVRSEGAGVFILKSLKQSIIDGNNIYCVIKGASSNIDGNGLNDKQNFYSPSSSSQAENINRALSSTKGSVKIDDIVYVEAHGTGTPTGDPIELEAISRVFKTNNNDNNNQQHQNPILIGSFKSSVGHLESASGSASLVKCCLMFKNQYLTPNVNFKTPNPSIKFDEWNLKVVTEPIQFKDVKKSNNFSMILNNFGITGSNCCLILSQYNGNHNDEQENQQQQQQQGKQYLIPFSANSIQSLKQYESLINENQFKESNDFKEFVKHQIYSKSISLYQRSVSIASNWNDFNEGMKSTNNNNNKTQTSNSKSSNISIIPKNPITVMVFAGQGSQYSTMAMELYNNEPIFKESMDRLDNRLLRYYGYSVLEKFRSSCDSDSIHYPTIAQPSMCMLTISLFELYKHWGIETSFIIGHSLGEIPAAYCSGMISLDTLCFLIYHRSVAQTHTHRNGRMLSINISPEEYNSNYSLKYPKVEIACYNSPTSIVLGGEETILNQISNDLKEKGIFSAMLGSLSSFHTSSQRIIKDQVIDLNIECKLAKIPSFSTVTTNLFNETTLFNSEYIFNNMALPVKFSQSISNLFKHIEINNLGSDIVFIELAPHPTLQFYLKQMASSYEKVNSNLKISTYSPLHKKKNDIEEIQKTISQLYCNNGYSINFKSQFNNDFKINKINSILPNYQWEDVIHWREDLIHQKHNTQGPPIDQLGLSLIESSPNLKSYQTFIDISRKPFQYLKGHFVNGKYYFPGCGYIDNLLKIYGSQDFTIASMEFKSPLIFTEGVSQCLQTNIFQTGKSEFRVNYHFKDTKSNEWIQSSVAHFQLFNNNNNNNNNNNNNNNNNNNNNNDSDDGNSTNKKYNIEDIINNKCNFTKLSNNELYENIKSKTGIYYTGEFKTVSNLYVGENCSLAEIPITIKSYESSFFSPSILDTCLHGTIGLIDEKSQIVFERVEGFEYHSSNIPSQNELSSLKHTKLYSLTESFKRVGDSYSSSITVMLEDGRVLIEFKKVVCKSLTNVIDSLIIQSPLNELYSTCMQTIDSPIQPSLSSSSLIQLLGNTNEKVKINYSQFISNQLYYNIIKRCPQLNIETIKSKNIEQLKESYNSLNTKYSKLFKSVFETIQSIGINNEDNSEFNETNIQHYKILLKSTRIIAKLLFPLKDDDLSKDTGQSLFENGILDEFNSNYFNNNNQVISNIIKESLLPILNEKMVFRIFGFGGFGSSLSSVVLNKINELLQEFPNSEIDIEFTHADISSSSSSFGSSTPNFKPNFPQINEKVHIIYKSLDLEKQLSSEQMIKPSYYDFVIMSNVLHFTKDVKSVLDQIHQILKPNGQIILVEPINKSILLDNIFGIFDQWWSFTDLNIRRNDCYISKDTWNSLLLDCNFDNSKVLISTKEISNFYIIQTQKPSISNLNTNSTTNGDTVIIYGDELKFISSDSNKEIKISNIQQFNELIEKSIITDESIIYFTKSTNQLTVDNFKLVTLEYIQINQKLLSNNLKCKHVLITLNSDNMNYLSASLIGATRYFEEFPQLNLFNLDFDQNSINNNELEKTIKLLLDSNQFIQKEFFIKNSKVYYERYKRELNLNNFFKESQSFSNEKNQLYAKLSPNLEYILKSKKVIKDDEIEVEVKATGINYKDYLIYCGLVSAESINRYGDVNNPEFGIEYSGIISRIGNNITNFEIGDQVYGMGLDTISTHVIVNPNYCYHKPTNISFQEAASIPCVYLTSLCSIFNIGCLSVSGNESILIHSGTGGVGLSALNILKWKGHKSHVFVTVGSKEKEKYLLDTYGDFITGIYSTRNKNYVEQIKLKLKQLGSNKNGVDLILNTLSSDYMESNFKCLNTSGRIVDLSVTHLNHNEYINNNNFKFNFGYHNFELTFINKFLIQKSLKKIKIGIESGELKLIPITAYSNSNAKEAIEFINQRKHIGKIVLNNDNDILDSLFNNLSNERNSKFTTLKPNYQINKDHLGSNIIVTGQSGIILEILKWIVKFSENVKNIIILSKSSMKWGLELLIKKNKHINFNFKSIDIGDSNQVDKSIDEILNENSITNIDSIFHFAFEHTICDVNDIEINHLTKSHGAKTMGAINLHNQSIKRNWKLKQFILSSSVTSMIGSTDQCTYVCSNRLLDSLSKYRNSIGLPSICTNYGSVQSAGIVSRNKSIEKLLDAQGLDPLSINMILGSLDSQIQNVNKSTNLMVSPFNFNNFFETFKNHSMIHKFDFITNLLENNKSKNSNNGNTEGESNIDTLFLNKVSELLSMELPKINQDLKLVEYGSDSLLIVQLKNWIDKEIFPNLITIQQLQTNTISSSIKIITNQFNSKSTDGRKKQKQNGINVSSNKSSLPTLEFWKNETKLDEEEFNFILDSSTKSKINHKDQLKDNEKRILLTGSTGFLGAYLLWHLIQMDNCKIVYCLLRNKKLFNNPLNDIIDNLKHHQLYDKQLNESHLSKIVAVVGDLSKIKFGLSDDNYSLLSNDTNLLLNCGADINLSSNYEESKQVNVVGTKEMIKISLIGNIKPKPIITISSFSVFYNQKLNQEFDESIVTPKLETINDLPAGYIQSKVISEIILTEASSRFNIPSAIIRAPSIFSNPETGIGHSADIIQLMLQSCFKLGYYPSGNGVDFDLLCSPITWVADNTIKIIFNDNIINNKEPQQLTSPLKPNIYSVYGKVLDLFEILQVLKSDEGGNCKEIEINQWKQMVMDSKEKACIKLRTFHTLQFDGRNILNKGHGISNKQKSYLQSIGSFGNGGEITNQMIFKNVQSNN from the exons ATGGGTTttaaagtaaataaaaatttaaatgaaacaaatgacaatagtgataatgatgttgcaattattggtattggaTTTAGATTACCATCaggtaatttaaataaatcaaatgattctCCAATTATTTTATGGGATAATTTAATGAAAGGATTTGATGGTATGGTTGAAACATCAGAAAGATGGAGTGATAATTTCAATCAACTTggtgaaatttcaaataaaagtgGTGGATTATTACCATTAGATGAATGGAAATCATTTGATCCATTATTTTTCGGTATTAACCCATCAGAAGCTCAAACAATTGATCCTCAACAAAGAATACTATTAAAATGTACATGGGAGGCAATAGAGGATTCAAATATTGATCCAATTAAAATTCGTGGTTCAAAAACATCAGTTTACATGGGTGGTACTTCTGTTGaatataaagaattaaataagaattcaaatgaaattaatccAAATATTTTTGGTTCAACATTTAATACAATTGCGAATCGTATTTCATATTGTTTTGATCTTAGTGGTGAGTCTATGACATTAGATACTGCTTGttcatcatctttaaatGCAATTATCTTAGGttatcaatcaattaaaagtgGTACTTccaatttatcaattgttggtggtgttaatttaatattag attcaaatttatcaaaatcttATTCTTATTTAAATATGTTAAGTAAGAAAGAAGGTAAATGTATGTCATTTGATTCACGTGCAGATGGATTCGTTAGAAGTGAGGGTGCTGgtgtatttatattaaaaagtttaaaacaatcaataattgatggtaataatatttattgcGTTATTAAAGGAGCAAGTTCAAATATTGATGGTAAtggtttaaatgataaacaaaacttttattcaccatcatcatcttcacaagctgaaaatattaatagagCACTATCATCAACTAAAGGATCTGTAAAAATTGATGATATTGTTTATGTAGAAGCACATGGTACTGGTACACCAACTGGTGATCCAATTGAGTTAGAAGCAATTTCAAGAGTTTtcaaaaccaataataatgataataataatcaacaacaccaaaatCCAATATTAATTGGATCATTTAAAAGTTCCGTTGGTCATTTAGAATCAGCCTCAGGTTCAGCATCATTAGTAAAATGTTGTTTAATgtttaaaaatcaatatttaacaCCCAATGTTAATTTCAAAACACCAAAtccatcaattaaatttgatgaatGGAATTTAAAAGTTGTTACAGAACCAATACAATTTAAAGATGTAAAGAAATCAAACAActtttcaatgattttaaataattttggtatCACTGGTTCAAAttgttgtttaattttatcacaaTACAATGGAAACCATAATGATGAACAggaaaatcaacaacaacaacaacaacaaggaaaacaatatttaattcCATTTTCAGCAAATTCAATACAATCATTAAAACAATatgaatcattaattaatgaaaatcaatttaaagaatcaaatgattttaaagaatttgttAAACATCAAATATATAGTAAATCAATATCACTTTATCAACGTTCGGTTTCAATAGCATCAAATTGgaatgattttaatgaagGCATGAAATCaacaaataacaacaataataaaacacaaacatcaaattcaaaatcatcaaatatttcaataattCCAAAGAATCCAATCACTGTAATGGTATTTGCAGGACAAGGTTCACAATATAGTACAATGGCAAtggaattatataataatgaaccaatatttaaagaatcaatgGATAGATTAGATAATAGATTATTAAGATATTATGGATACTCTGTATTGGAGAAATTTAGATCAAGCTGTGATAGTGATAGTATTCATTATCCAACAATTGCTCAACCATCAATGTGTATGCTAACCATATCATTATTCGAATTATATAAACATTGGGGTATTGAAACatcatttattattggtCATAGTTTAGGTGAAATTCCAGCTGCTTATTGCTCAGGTATGATTTCATTAGATACTTTatgttttttgatttatcataGATCAGTTGCACAAACTCATACACATCGTAATGGTAGAATgttatcaattaatattagtCCTGAAgaatataattcaaattattcattAAAATACCCAAAAGTTGAAATTGCATGTTATAATTCACCAACTTCGATTGTACTTGGTGGTGAAGaaacaatattaaatcaaatatcaaatgatttaaaagaaaaaggaaTATTCTCAGCGATGTTAGGTTCACTATCATCATTCCATACATCAAGccaaagaattattaaagacCAAgtcattgatttaaatattgaatgtAAATTAGCAAAAATTCCATCATTTTCAACAGTTACAACCAATTTATTCAATGAAACGACATTATTCAATTcagaatatatttttaataatatggCTCTACCAGTTAAATTTTcacaatcaatttcaaatctatttaaacatattgaaataaataatttaggaAGTGATATTGTTTTCATTGAATTAGCACCACATCCAacattacaattttatttaaaacaaatggCATCATCATATGAAAAAgtcaattcaaatttaaaaatatcaacatATTCACCACTtcacaagaaaaagaatgatATCGAAGAGAttcaaaaaacaatttcacAACTTTATTGTAATAATGGGTAcagtattaattttaaatcacaatttaataatgattttaaaattaataaaatcaattcaatattaCCAAATTATCAATGGGAAGATGTAATTCACTGGAGAGAAGATTTAATTCATCAAAAACATAATACTCAAGGACCACCAATTGATCAACTTGgtttatcattaattgaaagttcaccaaatttaaaatcatatcAAACATTTATTGATATTTCTAGAAAACCATTCCAATATCTTAAAGGTCATTTTGTGAATGGCAAATATTATTTCCCAGGTTGTGGTTATAttgataatcttttaaaaatttatggTTCACAAGATTTTACAATTGCTTCAATGgaatttaaatcaccattaATTTTTACGGAAGGTGTTAGTCAATGTTTACAAACAAACATTTTCCAAACTGGTAAATCAGAATTCAGAGTTAACTATCATTTTAAAGatacaaaatcaaatgaatggATACAATCATCAGTTGCTCATttccaattatttaataataataataataataataataataataataataataataataataataataataataataatgatagtgaCGATGGAAATAgtaccaataaaaaatataatattgaagatattataaataataaatgcaATTTCACAAAATTATCAAACAATGAActttatgaaaatattaaatcaaaaactgGTATATATTATACTGGAGAATTTAAAACAGTATCAAACCTTTATGTGGGTGAAAATTGTTCATTAGCAGAAATACCAATAACAATTAAATCTTATGAATCATCATTTTTCTCACCATCAATATTAGATACTTGTTTACATGGTACAATTGgattaattgatgaaaaatCTCAAATTGTATTTGAAAGAGTTGAAGGATTCGAATACCATTCTTCAAATATTCCATCACAAAatgaattatcatcattaaaacaTACAAAGCTATATTCATTAACAGAATCATTCAAAAGGGTTGGAGATTCATATTCAAGTTCAATTACAGTTATGTTGGAGGATGGTAgagttttaattgaatttaaaaaggtTGTATGTAAATCTTTAACTAATGTTATtgattcattaataatacaatcaccattaaatgaattatattCAACATGTATGCAAACAATTGATTCACCAATTCAACcttctttatcatcatcatcattgatACAACTACTTGGCAACACCaatgaaaaagttaaaattaattatagtcaattcatttcaaatcaattgtattacaatataattaaaagatgTCCACAACTTAATATTGAAACAATCAAATCAAAGAATATTGAACAGTTAAAAGAAAGTTACAACTCTTTAAATactaaatattcaaaattattcaaatcaGTATTTGAAACAATTCAATCGATTGgtataaataatgaagataatagtgaatttaatgaaacaAACATTCAGCATTATAAAATCTTATTGAAATCAACTAGAATAATtgcaaaattattattcccattaaaagatgatgatttaaGTAAGGATACAGGacaatcattatttgaaaatggaattttagatgaattcaattcaaattattttaataataataatcaagttATTAGCAACATAATTAAAGAATCACTTTTAccaatattaaatgaaaagatGGTATTCAGAATATTTGGATTTGGAGGTTTTggatcatcattatcatcagttgttttaaataaaatcaatgaatTACTTCAAGAATTTCCAAATAGCGAAATTGATATAGAATTCACTCATGCTgatatttcatcatcatcatcttcttttgGTAGTAGTACACCAAATTTCAAACCAAATTTCCCacaaataaatgaaaaagttcatataatttataaatcattagatcttgaaaaacaattatcaagTGAACAAATGATTAAACCATCATATTATGATTTTGTAATCATGTCAAATGTTTTACATTTTACAAAAGATGTTAAATCGGTATTGGATCAAATccatcaaattttaaaaccaaatgGCCAAATTATATTAGTAGAAcctattaataaatcaattttactTGATAATATATTTGGTATTTTCGATCAATGGTGGAGTTTTacagatttaaatattagaAGAAATGATTGTTATATTTCAAAAGATACTTGGAATAGCTTACTATTAGAttgtaattttgataatagtaaagttttaatttcaacaaaagaaatttcaaacttttatataattcaaaCTCAAAAaccttcaatttcaaatttaaatacaaattcaacTACAAATGGTGATACAGTTATAATCTATGgtgatgaattaaaatttataagtTCTGAtagtaataaagaaattaaaatttcaaatattcaacaatttaatgaattaattgaaaaatcaataataacagatgaatcaattatttactttacaaaatcaacaaatcaATTAACAGTagataatttcaaattagtAACATTGGAATATAttcaaatcaatcaaaaactattatcaaataatttaaaatgtaaACATGTATTGATTACATTAAATTCTGACAATATGAATTATTTATCAGCATCATTAATAGGAGCAACTAGATATTTTGAAGAATTTccacaattaaatttattcaatttagATTTCGatcaaaattcaataaataataatgaattagaaaaaacaattaaattgttattaGATTCAAACCAATTCATTCAAAAAGAATTCTTTATAAAGAATAGTAAAGTTTATTACGAAAGATATAAGAgagaattgaatttaaataatttctttaaagaatcccaatcattttcaaatgaaaagaaCCAATTATACGCaaaattatcaccaaatttagaatatattttaaaatcaaaaaaggttataaaagatgatgaaattgaagtAGAAGTAAAAGCAACAGgtattaattataaagattatttaatttattgtgGATTAGTATCAGCTGAATCAATTAATCGTTATGGTGATGTTAATAATCCTGAATTTGGTATTGAATACTCTGGTATTATTTCACgtattggtaataatataacaaattttgaaattggtgacCAAGTTTATGGTATGGGATTAGATACAATTTCAACTCATGTAATTGTAAATCCAAACTATTGTTATCATAAACCAACAAATATCAGTTTTCAAGAAGCAGCATCAATACCATGTGTTTATTTAACATCATTATgctcaatatttaatattggatGTTTAAGTGTTAGTGgtaatgaatcaattttaattcattcagGTACAGGTGGTGTAGGATTATCAGCattgaatatattaaaatggaAAGGTCATAAATCTCATGTATTTGTAACAGTAGgttcaaaagaaaaagaaaaataccTACTAGATACATATGGTGATTTTATAACTGGAATTTATTCaacaagaaataaaaattatgttgaacaaattaaattaaaattaaaacaattaggATCAAATAAGAATGGTGtagatttaatattgaatacATTATCAAGTGATTATATGGaatcaaatttcaaatgtttAAATACAAGTGGTAGAATTGTAGATTTATCTGTGACtcatttaaatcataatgaatatattaataataataattttaaattcaattttggTTAtcataattttgaattaacatttattaataaatttttaattcaaaaatcattaaagaaaattaaaattggaattGAAAGCggtgaattaaaattaataccaataaCTGCATATTCAAACTCAAATGCAAAAGAagcaattgaatttattaatcaaCGTAAACATATTGgtaaaatagttttaaataatgataatgatattttagattcattatttaataatctttcaaatgaaagaaattcaaaatttacaaCTCTTAAaccaaattatcaaataaataaagaccATTTGGGTTCAAATATAATAGTTACAGGTCAATCTGGTATAATTTTAGAGATTTTAAAATGGATTGTTAAATTTTcagaaaatgttaaaaatattattatattatcaaaatcatctATGAAATGGGGTttggaattattaattaaaaagaataaacatataaatttcaattttaagaGTATTGATATTGGTGATTCAAATCAAgttgataaatcaattgatgaaattttaaatgaaaattcaataacaaatattgattcaatttttcattttgcaTTCGAACATACTATATGTGATGtaaatgatattgaaattaatcaTTTGACCAAATCTCATGGTGCAAAAACAATGGGTGCAATTAATTTAcataatcaatcaattaaaagaaattggaaattaaaacaatttattttatcatcatcagtaACATCGATGATTGGTTCAACTGATCAATGTACATATGTTTGTTCTAATAGATTATTGGATTCATTATCAAAGTATAGAAATTCTATTGGATTACCTTCAATATGTACAAACTATGGGTCAGTACAATCTGCAGGTATTGTTTCAAGAAATAAAtctattgaaaaattattagatgCTCAAGGTTTAGAtccattatcaattaatatgATATTAGGTTCATTAGATTCACAAATTCAAAATGTAAACaaatcaacaaatttaatGGTATCACcgttcaattttaataatttctttgaaacttttaaaaatcattcaatgattcataaatttgatttcatTACAAAtcttttagaaaataataaatcaaaaaatagtaataatggtaatacaGAAGGAGAATCAAATATTGatacattatttttaaataaagtttcagaattattatcaatggAATTACCAAAGATTAATCAGGATTTGAAGTTGGTGGAGTATGGTTcagattcattattaattgttcaattaaaaaattggatAGATAAAGAAATCtttccaaatttaattacaattcaacaacttcaaactaatacaatttcatcatcaattaaaatcattacaaatcaatttaattctaaatcaACTGATGgtagaaaaaaacaaaaacaaaatggaATTAATGTttcatcaaataaatcatcattaccaaCTTTAGAATTTTGGAAAAATGAAACTAAActtgatgaagaagaatttaattttatattagaTTCTTCAaccaaatcaaaaataaatcataaagatcaattaaaagataatgaaaaaagaaTTCTTTTAACTGGTAGTACTGGATTTTTAGGTGCATACCTACTTTGgcatttaattcaaatggacaattgtaaaattgtttattgtttattaagaaacaaaaaactatttaataatccattaaatgatataatagataatttaaaacatcatcaattatatgataaacaattaaatgaaagtcatttatcaaaaattgTTGCAGTTGTAGgtgatttatcaaaaattaaatttggtttatCAGATGATAATTATTCATTACTTTCAAATGatacaaatttattattaaattgtggtgctgatattaatttatcatcaaattATGAAGAGTCAAAACAAGTAAATGTAGTTGGTACAAaagaaatgataaaaatatcattaattggtaatataaaaccaaaaccaattatTACAATCTCATCATTTTCAGtattttataatcaaaaGTTAAATCAAGAGTTTGATGAATCAATTGTTACACCAAAACTTGAAACGATTAATGATTTACCAGCAGGTTATATTCAAAGTAAAGTTATTTCAGAAATTATATTAACAGAAGCATCATCAAGATTCAATATACCATCAGCAATAATCAGAGCACCAAGTATTTTCTCAAATCCTGAAACTGGTATTGGTCATAGTGCTGATATCATTCAATTAATGTTACAATCTTGCTTTAAATTAGGTTATTACCCAAGTGGTAATGGAGTTGATTTTGATCTTCTTTGTTCACCAATAACATGGGTCGCTGATAatactattaaaattatttttaatgataatattattaacaacAAAGAACCTCAACAATTAACATCACCATTAAAACCAAATATTTACAGTGTATATGGAAAagttttagatttatttgaGATTTTACAAGTATTAAAGAGTGATGAAGGTGGCAAttgtaaagaaattgaaattaatcaatGGAAGCAAATGGTAATGgattcaaaagaaaaagcATGTATTAAATTAAGAACTTTTCACACTTTACAATTTGATGGtagaaatattttaaataaaggtcatggaatttcaaataaacaaaaatcatATCTACAATCAATTGGATCTTTTGGAAATGGTGGTGAAATCACTAATCAAATGATATTCAAGAATgttcaatcaaataattaa
- a CDS encoding hypothetical protein (LTR-RETROTRANSPOSON SKIPPER, GAG (GAG)) yields MSSTTTPSKKAIRKAKVSSTAKRAAEVTTASDDAITVQVKSKKTLRPTEVDDEIYSTESTDVSDVEVREKVPKKSKTNSIEAKTIDALKNAATAVIFMNLFTIHCSQNGVEPTLKTIMDNGAASNELFQLLQPTHNESVKNNDKIEGETLKKLIHRNFRSKTLVPFKTDYEAANTKVVEAINHRNCYSAQDVIKNIEAIMSYHNVINPVYLIHGTAEVQLEYLRSILDNNILALLKMVVPDWLQTDVAIKLNTQTDITECREAITELVLNNADKFSRRRPSDSASNTDEKFPLKKNHATPNHNSHNRNSFDAQADKIRAAILPEIRKDSKVDLKKIRSSFIVYRQSKGYCLNCGKSNHSTSTCRIDPVDAKANPGPSAKKQQ; encoded by the coding sequence ATGTCATCAACTACTACTCCTTCAAAGAAAGCCATCCGTAAAGCCAAAGTGTCTTCCACCGCCAAACGTGCCGCTGAAGTGACAACCGCCTCCGATGATGCTATTACTGTTCaagtaaaatcaaaaaagacTCTTCGTCCCACtgaagttgatgatgaaatttatTCAACTGAAAGCACTGATGTATCCGACGTCGAAGTCAGAGAGAAAGTGCCAAAGAAATCAAAGACCAATTCCATTGAAGCTAAAACCATTGACGCTTTAAAAAATGCTGCCACTGCTGTCATCTTCATGAATCTCTTTACCATCCACTGCTCCCAGAATGGTGTTGAACCAACCTTGAAGACCATTATGGACAATGGTGCTGcatcaaatgaattatttcaattgcTTCAACCTACCCACAATGAATCAGTTAAGAACAACGATAAAATTGAAGGTGAAACATTGAAGAAGCTAATCCACCGTAACTTTAGATCCAAGACTTTGGTTCCATTCAAAACTGACTACGAAGCTGCCAACACTAAAGTAGTCGAAGCTATTAACCATCGTAACTGCTACTCAGCCCAAGATGTTATAAAAAACATCGAAGCCATTATGAGTTACCACAATGTAATTAATCCGGTGTATCTCATCCATGGTACTGCTGAAGTTCAATTAGAGTATCTAAGATCaattttagataataatatcCTTGCTTTGTTAAAGATGGTCGTACCAGACTGGTTACAAACTGATGTTGCAATCAAACTCAACACTCAAACCGATATCACCGAGTGTCGTGAAGCCATCACCGAGTTGGTTCTTAACAATGCTGATAAGTTCTCGAGAAGAAGACCTTCCGATTCCGCATCGAATACTGATGAGAAGTTtccattaaaaaagaatcatGCTACTCCAAATCATAACTCTCATAACAGGAATTCCTTTGATGCTCAAGCTGATAAGATTAGAGCTGCAATATTACCCGAAATAAGAAAAGACTCTAAGGTAGACCTCAAAAAGATAAGAAGCAGTTTCATCGTTTACCGTCAAAGCAAAGGCTACTGTCTCAATTGTGGTAAATCAAATCACTCCACATCTACATGTAGAATTGATCCGGTCGATGCCAAAGCCAATCCAGGTCCATCAGCCAAAAAGCAACAATGA